From the genome of Aeromonas hydrophila subsp. hydrophila ATCC 7966:
GGCGGCACTGCGCAAGGTGGTGTCGACGCAAAAGTCGGTGGCACAGCCGCAGATGAGCAGCCTGTCCACCGCCTGCTCCGCCAAGAGGAAACCGAGCTCGGTGTCGAGAAAGCTGTCGCAGGCGGTCTTGCGTACCCGGCTGTCATGCCCCTCTGGGGCGAGATCGGCGTGCAGCTGCCAGCCCGGGCTGGCGGGATCCAGCTCGGTGCCGGGTTCGTCGTGCTGCACATAGATGACACGACCCTGTTCTGCCCGCACGCGCTCGGCCAATCGATTGATATTGGCGATGACCTGGGCGTCCTGATGGCGAGGCTGGGTGAACAGCCCCTGTTGCATGTCGATGACCAGTAACACATCCATATGAAATCCTTGGGCAAATGTTTGTCAGGGTGGCAGCCACTGGGCTCCTCAGACGCAAGGTCAGGGTTGCAGCCACTGGCTGCAGTCACGACTGCGGGATTGATGCAGTGCGCCCATATCTTGCTTCATTTCATCGGCATTTAGCCAGCGTTCCGGCAGGGGGGCGATGCCGACCCGCACGTCGGCAACCCGGCCGGCCGCTGCTTGTCCGTCACCCGCTTGCGGCGTCGTCAGCTCCGGCACGACCAGCGCCACCTTGAGCGCCGGGTTGCGGCTGGCGATGCGGCTGGCGAGCCCCAGCCCGCCCTCTACGTGGAAGTTGCCGGCGATGTGCATGATGCGTTGGCCCGGGTGGCTGCGCAGGTAATCCACCATGCTCTCGGCCATGGTGTCGTCCCAGCTGGTCTGGGCGGCAAAGCGGCGGGCGTTGCTGTCGGCATCGCCATGATGGAGCGAGGCCATGAACTTCTGGCGATAGGGATCATCGCCGAGGGTGAGGGGGCGGGCCAGCTGGCTGCGGCGGCTGGCGGGCAGCTGCTCCAGCCAGGCCGGCCCCTCCTGGCCGACACAGCTCACCAGCGGTTTGGGCGCATTGGCGGCGATGACCGGCAGGTGGTGCGCCTTGGCGAACTCCACCAGCGGGCGATAGTCGCTCTGGTAGTTGGGCCAGGCGTTGCCGTCGCGAATGAGCGCCGCCTCGCCGATGCGACCGGCCAGGTAGGCATCCAGCACCGGCTGATCGGCGCGGCTGAACTGCTCCATGGAGAGCACCAGAGGGCGACCGTCTGCGGCCAGGCCCGCCAGCATTCTGGCCTGCAGCAGGTGCACCGCCGGGTGGGTGTGCAGCTCGCCCACCAGCACTATGTCGGCATCCGCCACCCGGGCCAGGGCCTGTTCGAGGGTCAGATCGTTCCCCTGAGTGGCCTTGAGCTGATAGTGATAAAGGGTGCCGGCATCGTTGACGGGGGCCGTCGTGGTACAGGCGGCCAGCAGCAGGGGCAGGGTGAACAGGGGCAGTAGTCGGGTCATGGATGTCTCGCAGCGATGAGGTGCCTGCACCATACAATGGCAGCATGGCGGGCGGGAAAACAGAGGGGCGTAGTGTAGAACCGAATTACGAC
Proteins encoded in this window:
- a CDS encoding cysteine hydrolase family protein; the encoded protein is MDVLLVIDMQQGLFTQPRHQDAQVIANINRLAERVRAEQGRVIYVQHDEPGTELDPASPGWQLHADLAPEGHDSRVRKTACDSFLDTELGFLLAEQAVDRLLICGCATDFCVDTTLRSAAARGFEVVAVTDAHTTADRPHLSAEQIIEHHHWMWRHLSLPKGRSVTLLTTDELLGATQPEPAC
- a CDS encoding ChaN family lipoprotein; the encoded protein is MTRLLPLFTLPLLLAACTTTAPVNDAGTLYHYQLKATQGNDLTLEQALARVADADIVLVGELHTHPAVHLLQARMLAGLAADGRPLVLSMEQFSRADQPVLDAYLAGRIGEAALIRDGNAWPNYQSDYRPLVEFAKAHHLPVIAANAPKPLVSCVGQEGPAWLEQLPASRRSQLARPLTLGDDPYRQKFMASLHHGDADSNARRFAAQTSWDDTMAESMVDYLRSHPGQRIMHIAGNFHVEGGLGLASRIASRNPALKVALVVPELTTPQAGDGQAAAGRVADVRVGIAPLPERWLNADEMKQDMGALHQSRSRDCSQWLQP